The Actinomycetota bacterium genome contains a region encoding:
- a CDS encoding AAA family ATPase, whose translation MTPAPSALVGRDQPLAELRALVEAALASRGGVVTLTGEAGIGKTTLATAAADHAEARGATVVWGTCWEGAPPFWPWLEVLAALGVEAGLQDAGPAGQPAPLAGRFERFHAASGALLEAAGRTPLVVVLDDLHWADPASVELAAFHARRARRSRQLLVATYRDVEIAPGGPLGRPIARLEAEGQTLPLGGLDAPQVAQVLAGLTGGEPDPELGTSVHRRTGGNPFLVQQVARLLAAHPDAAAVGMGGQHGVRDAIQRRLAALGDPGVRLLEAAAVLGPDLRPAVLARVTGQPVGEVLAQLGQAAGARVLVAPADELGPWRFAHDLYREVLYGQLDPAARARLHLEAAATLEAARRSGSEVRPAELAGHYLRAVDQGGQVSEAEAARAVGYSELAAQEAAAVLADEDAAGHYRRALRLAAATGQLGPEGRARLLVGLGEALRRSGDTAGARQAFRQAADLARDDLGGALARAALGLHAVGVESGADPAEVAGLLEAALARTAADPALAAQVGSALAQTLAWAPDPDPARAAAMAERAVATARTTGDPHVLAAALLGRHNVLWGPDTPKERLAVLAELERLAADDEELATEAQLLRATVLLELGDARATALLAALARRARQSRLARVRWLGRSREAMLAVLAGDLDLADRLAADVRRLGDELRIPDVDHVSAGLRAGIDGLRGRPSRELLDSVERLVGRLDVPVTSPRGWMTVMLLGEDRPAWVDAYARGALDVDPDDVPRDWMWLRSSVILAELNAAAGDAAACARWYEALAPYQDRTAVAGGSVLFLGAVAHYLGLLAAAGGRPEPARRHLEDAAAVHERLGARPWLLRSRLELARLLRDDPDRHDQADELLRGVLEEAGRLGLEALAASATGLLEAGRRAGPAEFRRAGVAPVLGVG comes from the coding sequence ATGACCCCGGCCCCCTCCGCGCTTGTCGGCCGCGACCAGCCGCTCGCCGAGCTGCGAGCGCTGGTCGAGGCCGCGCTGGCGTCCCGGGGCGGGGTCGTGACCCTCACCGGCGAGGCCGGGATCGGCAAGACCACCCTGGCCACGGCCGCCGCCGACCACGCCGAGGCGCGGGGCGCGACCGTCGTCTGGGGCACCTGCTGGGAGGGCGCCCCGCCGTTCTGGCCCTGGCTGGAGGTCCTGGCCGCGCTCGGGGTCGAGGCCGGCCTCCAGGACGCCGGCCCGGCCGGCCAGCCGGCCCCGCTGGCCGGCCGGTTCGAGCGCTTCCACGCCGCCAGCGGCGCCCTGCTGGAGGCCGCCGGGAGGACGCCGCTGGTGGTCGTCCTCGACGACCTGCACTGGGCCGACCCGGCGTCGGTCGAGCTGGCCGCCTTCCACGCCCGCCGGGCCCGCCGCAGCCGCCAGCTGCTGGTCGCGACCTACCGCGACGTCGAGATCGCTCCCGGCGGCCCGCTCGGCCGCCCGATCGCCCGGCTGGAGGCGGAGGGCCAGACGTTGCCGCTGGGCGGCCTCGACGCCCCGCAGGTCGCCCAGGTGCTCGCCGGGCTCACCGGCGGCGAGCCCGACCCCGAGCTGGGGACGAGCGTGCACCGGCGGACCGGCGGCAACCCGTTCCTCGTCCAGCAGGTGGCGCGGCTGCTGGCCGCCCACCCGGACGCGGCCGCCGTAGGGATGGGCGGCCAGCACGGGGTCCGCGACGCCATCCAGCGACGGCTCGCCGCCCTCGGCGACCCGGGCGTGCGGCTGCTCGAGGCGGCCGCGGTGCTCGGGCCCGACCTGCGCCCGGCCGTCCTGGCCCGGGTCACCGGCCAGCCGGTGGGCGAGGTGCTGGCCCAGCTCGGCCAGGCCGCCGGGGCCAGGGTGCTGGTCGCCCCGGCCGACGAGCTCGGCCCCTGGCGGTTCGCCCACGACCTGTACCGCGAGGTCCTCTACGGCCAGCTCGACCCGGCGGCCCGGGCCCGGCTCCACCTGGAGGCGGCCGCGACCCTGGAGGCGGCGCGCCGGTCGGGGTCGGAGGTGCGCCCGGCCGAGCTCGCCGGCCATTACCTGCGGGCGGTCGACCAGGGCGGGCAGGTCTCGGAGGCGGAGGCGGCCAGAGCCGTCGGCTACAGCGAGCTGGCCGCCCAGGAGGCGGCGGCCGTCCTGGCCGACGAGGACGCGGCCGGGCACTACCGGCGGGCGCTGCGGCTGGCCGCGGCCACGGGACAGCTCGGTCCCGAGGGCCGGGCCCGGCTGCTGGTCGGCCTGGGGGAGGCGCTGCGCCGTTCGGGCGACACCGCCGGCGCCCGCCAGGCGTTCCGCCAGGCCGCCGACCTGGCCCGGGACGACCTGGGCGGGGCGCTGGCCCGGGCGGCGTTGGGGCTGCATGCGGTCGGGGTGGAGTCGGGGGCCGACCCCGCCGAGGTGGCCGGGCTGCTGGAGGCCGCGCTGGCCAGGACCGCCGCCGACCCGGCCCTGGCCGCCCAGGTGGGGTCGGCGCTGGCCCAGACGCTCGCCTGGGCGCCCGACCCCGACCCGGCGCGGGCGGCGGCCATGGCCGAGCGGGCGGTGGCCACGGCCAGGACCACCGGCGACCCCCACGTGCTGGCGGCGGCCCTGCTGGGCCGGCACAACGTGCTCTGGGGGCCGGACACCCCGAAGGAGCGGCTGGCCGTGCTGGCCGAGCTGGAGCGGCTGGCCGCCGACGACGAGGAGCTGGCCACCGAGGCCCAGCTGCTGCGGGCCACGGTCCTGCTCGAGCTGGGCGACGCCCGGGCCACGGCCCTGCTGGCCGCCCTGGCCCGCCGGGCGCGCCAGTCCCGCCTGGCCCGGGTCCGCTGGCTGGGCCGCTCCCGCGAGGCCATGCTGGCCGTGCTCGCCGGCGACCTCGACCTCGCCGACCGCCTGGCCGCCGACGTCCGTCGGCTCGGCGACGAGCTCCGCATCCCCGATGTCGACCACGTCTCGGCCGGGCTGCGGGCCGGGATCGACGGCCTGCGTGGCCGGCCGTCACGGGAGCTGCTGGACTCGGTCGAGCGCCTGGTCGGCCGGCTCGACGTCCCGGTGACCAGCCCACGGGGATGGATGACGGTGATGCTGCTCGGGGAGGACCGGCCGGCCTGGGTCGACGCCTACGCCCGGGGCGCGCTCGACGTCGACCCCGACGACGTGCCCCGCGACTGGATGTGGCTGCGGAGCAGCGTGATCCTGGCCGAGCTCAACGCCGCCGCCGGTGACGCCGCCGCCTGCGCCCGCTGGTACGAGGCGCTGGCGCCCTACCAGGACCGCACCGCGGTGGCCGGCGGCTCGGTGCTGTTCCTGGGGGCCGTCGCCCACTACCTCGGCCTCCTGGCCGCGGCCGGCGGCCGCCCCGAGCCGGCCCGCCGGCACCTGGAGGACGCGGCCGCCGTGCACGAGCGGCTCGGCGCCCGGCCCTGGCTGCTGCGCAGCCGGCTGGAGCTGGCCAGGCTGCTGCGCGACGACCCCGACCGGCATGACCAGGCGGACGAGCTGCTGCGCGGCGTCCTGGAGGAGGCCGGACGGCTCGGGCTCGAGGCCCTGGCCGCCAGCGCGACCGGGCTGCTGGAGGCGGGTCGCCGGGCCGGGCCGGCGGAGTTCCGCCGCGCCGGGGTCGCCCCGGTCCTCGGCGTCGG
- a CDS encoding Gfo/Idh/MocA family oxidoreductase, translating into MRAVAVGLVGAGPWAAMLHAPMLAGGPETTLAGVWARRPEAARALADAHGSRAVGSLEELWDVCEAVAFAVPPNVQAELAAVAARAGKHVLLDKPVALTLGAAEELAAVVGETGVVSQMVLTNRYSPTGRAFLAAAEGFEVVGARCASLSGALLDESPFATPWRRRHGALLDVGPHLFDLVEAAVGPVEELSGRGDPLRWVSLTCRHAGGQVSEISMSLTLPLVPTVFECSLYGPGGALTYRRPPDPPAAMADLQAAGATLRREFAAAVTSGNASALDVNRGLRLQRLIDAAARSLG; encoded by the coding sequence GTGCGGGCGGTTGCGGTGGGGCTGGTGGGGGCGGGGCCGTGGGCGGCGATGCTGCATGCGCCGATGCTGGCTGGGGGGCCGGAGACGACGCTGGCGGGGGTGTGGGCGCGGCGGCCGGAGGCGGCGCGGGCGTTGGCCGATGCCCATGGCAGCCGGGCGGTGGGAAGCCTGGAGGAGCTGTGGGACGTCTGCGAGGCGGTGGCGTTCGCGGTGCCGCCGAACGTGCAGGCGGAGCTGGCGGCGGTGGCGGCCAGGGCGGGCAAGCATGTGCTGCTCGACAAGCCGGTCGCGTTGACCCTGGGGGCGGCCGAGGAGCTGGCGGCGGTGGTGGGGGAGACCGGGGTGGTGTCCCAGATGGTGCTGACCAACCGGTACTCGCCCACGGGGCGGGCGTTCCTGGCCGCCGCCGAGGGGTTCGAGGTGGTGGGGGCACGGTGCGCGTCGCTGTCGGGGGCGCTGCTGGACGAGAGCCCGTTCGCGACCCCGTGGCGGCGCCGGCACGGGGCGCTGCTCGACGTCGGGCCGCACCTGTTCGACCTGGTGGAGGCGGCCGTCGGGCCGGTCGAGGAGCTGTCGGGGCGGGGCGACCCGCTGCGGTGGGTGTCGCTGACCTGCCGGCACGCCGGCGGCCAGGTCAGCGAGATCTCGATGTCGCTCACGCTGCCGCTGGTCCCGACCGTGTTCGAGTGCTCGCTCTACGGCCCGGGTGGGGCGCTGACCTACCGGCGGCCGCCCGACCCGCCGGCGGCCATGGCCGACCTCCAGGCCGCCGGGGCGACCCTCCGGCGGGAGTTCGCCGCCGCCGTGACCAGCGGGAACGCCTCGGCCCTTGACGTCAACCGGGGGTTGCGGCTGCAGCGGCTGATCGACGCCGCCGCCCGCTCGCTCGGCTGA